CTCGTTGTAGTTTTCATAGGGTAAGTCTTTAAATATATATCGTGGCTGAACTTCGAAGGTCTTCAAACAATATGAATTGCGTCAGGCTTGAGAGATTTTCCTTTCACACGTAAATCGCGCCGGGCCTttgtgttttaatccaaaattacGTGAATCCTTTTAGAGTGGGACGATTTATGTGTAACTTATAATCCTAGGTAGCCTAGCACGATTTATTCCTAATTCTCCTAGGTTATGCATGCATAAATTATTTCTGAATGACATGATTAACATATTATATAACCTATATGCCCTTCAATttcatttatttaagtaaaaaatctCAAATTAAATCTTCAATCTTATCAAAACATTTACTGTTATTGCTCATGATTAAATGCCCAACTAGTTAATcaaaaaaagagaatgaaagtaTCTAAGCTTAGATGCAAAGTTTTTAAACAAACGATGCCTTTTAAATCTTCAATATATAAATGCAAATTCAAAGATAGATATTGCAAGTAATTACCTGGTGCTCTTTTCCTCTATCTCACGAACTAGGGATGCCAACTTAGAGAAGTCAACTTTTGAATTATCACTATAGGCGTAAATTAaaatcacaagaaaaaaaattaaataatataattagtaTGAAATAGAAAACCATGCATGAAGTGATGATAGTAAAATCATTAGTTCATATATATTACAATTGACAAGAAAGCTCTGGAAGGATCATGTCAACATATTCAAAGTACTTTTCAATCATCTGTACAACACAGTCTAGTTCTTCAGTGTTTTTCAGAGACAAAAATTGATCATTCACTAGCTCCTGCaaatataatagcagaagaaaaaaaaaattaaagacataCACAACCAATGAGCAAAGTGTTTTTTAACATTATTGTTCAGTtcaaatttaatttgtgaaattatAAGAACTGCTACATCATAACAAGATTCAAGTaagcgttaaatgccaaaaaagCAAATATATTACATGACAAGATCGAATATCACCTCAACAAACAATGAGTTTATGTATTCTTGCAAGAGGTCTTGGAGAATTGCCATtgccattttttataataagcaGAAAAACAGCCTCCTTATTGCAAAAGCTTCCGTTAGAAGAGGCTATCTTTCATGAACTGCTGTTCTAATGCAGAGAAAGAGACAAGAAAAAGTACATTGGCAAATAACTGAACTTAATTATTGATGAGTAGAGATAAAGTTATCTCTTTTTCAGCCATAATTTTGGCCTGAATTCTTCTACATTTAGtcataaagatttaaaaattaacacaattgCCATTTCCAATTGCATAATGACAACTAAAAGTTTTCCTTTGTCACTTGTTTTTCAACAGAACAAGGTATGATTTTTGTTCCTAAGGTTTACCATttgtttaataaatattttaatttaatttatgtttaatatttttatttatatcaaaattatttttaaaattttttaattttgtctctaatgtattaGATGAAATTGAGACAAAATTGAATATTAATACAAGTGTCATTTTCAATTACAAATGACAACAATTTTCCTTTATCACTTGTTTTTTAATGagaaaaaatatacttttatccttaaaattggtagtttgttttaaaatatttcaatattttatttatttaattttgtatttaatatttttttatttgtattaaaattatctgtgaatatttttaatttgatctctaatatattaaacaaaattaatattcattgataattttaacataaataaaaaatgtcagaaataaaattgaataaaattaagtttttataataCTATAAAATTCAATAACATTGGCAAGTAATATTATAAACTTAAAATGGTATCCACTAAATATTCTTTAATTCTTTCCTTTCTAGCGAGAGAAAAaagattttctttttcattctataATTAGGCATACCCAATTACAAATTATTAACAATTACTGCTTATCAGATTTGGAGAAAATATAAGTTAAATTGTCTCTATCCAATTTAGAGTAAATCTTGatttagacaccaaaaaaaaagagtaagtcttgatttagttaaatttttacctttttttaatagaaaacaaTATTCTATATTTagatagatttaaaaaaaattaaatattaaaacatcttttactttttcaaataatttagtAATCTAATAgggttaatagttaaattagtttCTGAAAAATAAGACATCATTTAAATTCGTCtttaaaagattttttcaattaaattgatcttttaaaTATTACGAATTAATTATATCTGTCATTTAGTTACTCTACTCATAATTTTTGTCAATAATGAATGATGTAAAATATTAACTGATAGTATACATGCACATAATACATAACATATTCAATTAGACTTTAACTAAATATGTTTAAGAAAATCTATTAATTTAGTCGTTAGGTCATATTGGGAATAGAatttttgtaattagaaaaaatgattaaattaataaatttttataaatatatttggtcAATATCTAATTAGATATATTaggtattatatatattattaattaacattttactgcatcaatatttaaaaaaatattaataaaatgacTGAAgaacaaatatgattaatttgtaatttttaaaagactaattcaattaattttcttaagaataaatttaaaaaatatcttacttttaaaaattaatttgactattaactttaatttaataaaatattttattttatatttttaaatattaataattaattgattacTAGAAACAACGAAATTTAACCGCTCTCTAACATTTTCAAATAATATGCTCCATATATTTTCCCATTTACAATTTACCCCAAAAGCCAACAGCCATTAGAGAAGAAAATTACTTGAATTTATTTAGTTGCGACAAAATTTACATAGCTTGATACTTTGATTCCCCTTAAATTAGATCTCACCTACTCCAAATGTAACTACTAATAATTACTCAACATGGATCAACTTTAACTCTACAAGCTTCTCAGGGGTCATTCCATCACCTACTTCTCTCATAAACCCGAACCGACAACCCACCCCGCATGGTTGCGGTAAGACCTGGTGCAAACCGGGGCTCCGTGTCAGACCCAACTACCCGAATATCAAATTGCCTTATCAATGTAGCCACCAAGGATTTCATCTCTACAACTGCCAACTCTTTTCCCAAACAAATCCTAACCCCAGCCTGAAAAACCGGGTATTTAAATGGATCCTCCGGCACAAACACACCGGCATGCAACCATCTTTCGGGTTTGAATTTGAGGCAATCGGACCCCCAAATCCGATCCATCCGACCCATTGCATACGGATGGTATGTAACCCTCGTACCCATGGGTACAAATGTACCATCCGGTAACACATCGTCCTCTTGCGCGAACTTGGAGTCAAACTGAACCGGCGGAAAGAGTCTCATGCTCTCGTAAATCGCAGCAGTGAGATAATGCATTTGCTGCAGCTGCTCAAAACTCGCACATTCCTGGACCGGATTGTCCAGGATCCGGTCCAATTCTTCCCGGATCAAGACCTCAACACTCGGGTTTTTggataataagaaaaagaaaccgGTTAACGCGGCCGCAACTGTGTCGCGACCAGCCAATAGAAAACTAACGACTATGTCTCTGAGGTATTTGTTGTCGTTTTCGACAGAGCTCATGAACCTTGAGAGGAGATCCTTTCTTGTGGAGAATCCGATTTTCCTGCGCTTGTTTATTAACTCTTCTGCTAAGTTGTTTATGATTTTGATGGCTTGCTTCAGCTTCTTCTCGGATCCAATGTTAAGTAGGCGCTTGATCTTCCATGTGATTGGTGATGATGTCATTGCACGCTCTGCCGAGAGCTTGGAGGCCGTGTCGAAAGCGGCGGCGAAGGGTGAAACAGGTAGGGATGGTTGGAGACAACCTGGGTCCACGCCGAAGGAGAATTTGCAAATGTTGTCGAACGAGAAACGTCGCAATATGTCTTGTAAATCCATCCCACTATCCTGTTTCAGACATATACATGCATGTTTGGTTAAAAAGAAAATCACTAAATTTATAAACTCGATCtaatatattgaaaaataaagGTAACTATGTCCGGTATTATTCCTCCAACATAATATATatgaagtaaaaatttaaatgcaggtatttttatataaaattaataataattaaaaattattaaattatttagttaaattattttcaaCTGTACTTAAATTGTCATCCATATATATTAGTTGAACAGTAAcattagataattaatttttaaaaattattttatttattttaaaattttaatcttagattataaaattttttatttttaattttaaatattaatattaattaacttaaaaatgatttcttttttataaattttagttaaatatttgTTAATAATACAGTAAGTAACAAGGCATTGAAATGCAAATAAACCTGGTCCTGTTGACCACATGCAACCGAAGAAACCATGAGAGGAAGGAGCCTGGTTCGTATCTCTTCCGTCACTATCTGCAGCGCGTAGGTCCGAACCGCCACGCTCCCGAGCTCCAGGCTGGCCATCTTCCTCTGGAACATCCACGCGCTGCCGTCAACATTGAAGATCCCGTGGCCCAAGAGATCGCCCAGGATCGCGGAGAACGGCCTCCCTTTGGGGTAGTTTTGGAAGCGCGTCTTAAGCATGTACTCAACGTTGATGGGGTTTGAAGTTACGATATTGCCCAAGACGTGGACGTGGATGGTTCCGGTGGCGGAGTTACGGAGGAGATGAGTGTACCAATCGGAGAGGTTTGTGAAGTGGGTGGTCCGACTCATTGTTGTGTAGGTCCTGCAAGTGTGACAGTTGCACCATGGCTTCATTCTCGAGAGGAACAACAGGAATGAGAAGATACAGAAGAGGAGTGtgaacaagaagaacaacaaacccAATGTGCTCTCCATTGATTCAGACCATGAACAACCACCACCTTGCTTCAGAGTTGAGAATCACTTGGTGGGTTATATAGGGGGAGAGATTTCATTTCATGGTCTATGaaatatttaatgataaaaaaacattttattttttaaatcggtAATatcagaaaaaaaattcaaaatttattttatttagcatgtattaatta
This region of Arachis hypogaea cultivar Tifrunner chromosome 8, arahy.Tifrunner.gnm2.J5K5, whole genome shotgun sequence genomic DNA includes:
- the LOC112706897 gene encoding cytochrome P450 94C1-like, translating into MESTLGLLFFLFTLLFCIFSFLLFLSRMKPWCNCHTCRTYTTMSRTTHFTNLSDWYTHLLRNSATGTIHVHVLGNIVTSNPINVEYMLKTRFQNYPKGRPFSAILGDLLGHGIFNVDGSAWMFQRKMASLELGSVAVRTYALQIVTEEIRTRLLPLMVSSVACGQQDQDSGMDLQDILRRFSFDNICKFSFGVDPGCLQPSLPVSPFAAAFDTASKLSAERAMTSSPITWKIKRLLNIGSEKKLKQAIKIINNLAEELINKRRKIGFSTRKDLLSRFMSSVENDNKYLRDIVVSFLLAGRDTVAAALTGFFFLLSKNPSVEVLIREELDRILDNPVQECASFEQLQQMHYLTAAIYESMRLFPPVQFDSKFAQEDDVLPDGTFVPMGTRVTYHPYAMGRMDRIWGSDCLKFKPERWLHAGVFVPEDPFKYPVFQAGVRICLGKELAVVEMKSLVATLIRQFDIRVVGSDTEPRFAPGLTATMRGGLSVRVYERSR